The Hemibagrus wyckioides isolate EC202008001 linkage group LG10, SWU_Hwy_1.0, whole genome shotgun sequence genome includes a window with the following:
- the helz2a gene encoding helicase with zinc finger domain 2 isoform X1, whose amino-acid sequence MNSSKSKRKEKRKKKKMANASSGNRTTSEETSEIHQALFTHSSPAFQWASLFDQEHSQEELEEMLTTKPHEFKRCKLKMERYDLAYAKPRDDPTSIICISGSDVGRSFPGDEVCVKILSRELQPHQGEILKGKVVGLMERSEKCCTIICRMEGNKQLVTPVKRNMTQICILQKKPDKVEIRKVNPQSDYWYTKEYVNITEDQLLVVRVLKWQKDRRYPLGVVTKVIPKKDYLNEFLKIERGIEGTPPSFQPRCEQNESEIRMDFCEYFTFTIDSPDTRDLDDAFSLSDEGENYMIAIHVTDVASYIRKDSKEDQFAKKQGRTIYNFTESGETLFMFSREASEQHLSLRWGEVRKAISLVTIVNKATKMIESSSFTLSDIRSHKRLTYGEVNKIIESLDDNEAPLDFTPEENCVAVVYCFSKVLRKFRLEGSWSSGQRKGKGRAECMVEELMCFYNNAVAEELITKDLTRDLTPLRCHFKPDPILLEQFKRRYASFLPFSSYHSQICDVSEAAFDKTSEVPFIYVLTPVFQKMKALAKKDYHKLVHLIISDEIHPTLRHMANEFKEIQKKAVILRSCSNLSSKLGHFDLQLNAYTWASSPMRRYLDLILQRLLHSVLSKKGRLDLDYTKAEIDQFCDECDCTEDLESLTFLTATKPSSSNVTKLAIVGQLSPGAHEFFISFPLDGIPQLLINYRHLKVVKQPEYKDHSCTLKWKRRVYSFTESIKPQHQAEIYKNVIPIPVKNWMKMISAVKDEDWDKVSECLQDVKDEKNIITPGKMSDENHYKEWNMELKLAEVLRVQLGTEVINQVKMSTVNLLTVDTRFEVCLEHARNPIKCFTTTDECRASKTHYWHYKEYQEIWSKLCQMDTAYNAVEENNSVILEDVNITWTGNTNTSLKGYFEITQTKTKQWSLEFNLTNCYLCIRLRDQCAEKEKEKQGAECNGSYSLSDLQNTLPFTWVAHGVPTQTGTKKKKEKKNLPIIKIHFEINHQNMTNYPPELKKKETKFTVEVIPKKIPYVQYEHAIDNIKKANNLVKSIATGTVHNTFGQPEELRPAIDHMYEQLDLNEKLNESQKMAVQNALKNPFTVIQGPPGTGKTVVGVCITQQFYKKNKVLEEYCPSQPARKEHDASSNEERPKKRGILYCGPSNKSVDIVAEHLLNHRKELKPLRIYCDQMEMREFPYPGSALKLCRRSLRDEKPKKVLRDISLMYLVRKPENPYSEEIKAFENGEEEFVTERYKTALKNAQKHELLKHDVILCTCSTALKPILTETMDFRQILIDECAMATEPEAFIPLVSHKPEQIVLLGDHKQIRPIVTCARVKDLGMDKSLFERYMHEAVMLDTQYRMHERICEFPSNEFYEGKLKTGTKKRPCLLLDNNDTPTAILFGHVEGEEVSLAVSTVAGNEYSADNQQEAEQAVQVAKLLICQSRVKPEDVVILTPYNAQMSKIKQMLEQTENQAIKDVSVFTIMKSQGSEWRYVILSTVRSCPLSEIENEPYKSKGWLGKKLGFITDPNQVNVAITRAQEGLCILGKTRKEISKKIITMIHAETPVPVQTGIRKQVYLFVHFWHLPFHLNYTTEQLRVKGFAQRAQQWQPGGAGIQTDP is encoded by the exons atgaattcaTCAAAAtcgaagagaaaagaaaaaaggaaaaagaaaaaaatggcaaATGCGTCTTCTGGTAACAGAACAACTTCTGAGGAAACCTCAGAAATCCACCAGGCCCTTTTTACTCACTCCAGCCCAGCTTTCCAGTGGGCGTCTCTGTTTGACCAAGAACACAGTCAGGAGGAACTGGAAGAAATGTTGACTACCAAACCTCACGAGTTCAAACGCTGTAAACTTAAAATGGAGAGATATGATCTGGCTTATGCCAAACCTCGCGATGATCCAACATCTATCATCTGCATCAGTGGAAGCGATGTGGGTAGATCTTTTCCTGGGGATGAGGTTTGCGTAAAGATCCTGAGCAGAGAACTTCAGCCACATCAAGGTGAAATACTGAAAGGGAAGGTCGTAGGTTTGATGGAACGATCGGAAAAATGCTGTACCATTATCTGTAGGATGGAGGGAAATAAACAACTAGTTACTCCTGTCAAAAGAAACATGACGCAGATTTGCATCCTTCAAAAAAAGCCGGACAAAGTGGAAATACGAAAGGTCAATCCCCAGAGTGATTACTGGTACACAAAGGAATATGTCAACATAACTGAGGATCAACTGTTAGTTGTCAGAGTACTGAAATGGCAAAAGGATCGTAGGTATCCTCTTGGAGTGGTTACAAAAGTTATCCCCAAGAAAGACTATTTAAATGAATTCCTGAAAATAGAACGTGGCATCGAAGGCACCCCTCCCTCTTTTCAACCAAGATGTGAACAAAATGAATCTGAAATCAGAATGGATTTCTGCGAATACTTTACTTTTACCATAGATTCCCCTGACACAAGAGACTTGGATGATGCCTTTAGTCTGAGTGACGAGGGAGAAAACTATATGATTGCTATTCACGTGACTGATGTAGCAAGTTACATTAGGAAAGACAGTAAGGAGGATCAATTTGCAAAAAAGCAAGGCAGGACAATTTACAATTTCACTGAAAGTGGTGAAACTCTTTTCATGTTTTCCAGAGAGGCAAGCGAACAACACTTAAGCCTACGCTGGGGTGAGGTCCGAAAGGCCATATCCTTGGTAACAATAGTCAACAAGGCCACCAAAATGATAGAATCCAGCTCTTTTACTCTTTCTGACATCAGGTCTCACAAACGGCTAACATATGGTGAGGTAAACAAGATAATTGAAAGTTTGGATGATAATGAGGCACCTCTTGATTTTACCCCTGAAGAAAACTGTGTTGCTGTGGTCTACTGTTTTTCCAAAGTGCTAAGGAAGTTCAGGTTGGAAGGGAGCTGGAGCAGCGgacaaagaaaaggaaaaggtaGAGCCGAGTGCATGGTGGAAGAGCTGATGTGTTTCTACAACAATGCAGTGGCTGAAGAACTCATCACCAAAGACCTAACAAGAGATCTCACCCCACTAAGATGCCACTTCAAGCCAGATCCTATACTGTTGGAGCAGTTCAAAAGAAGATACGCTAGTTTTCTACCCTTCTCTTCTTATCACTCACAAATCTGTGATGTTTCAGAGGCAGCGTTTGACAAAACCAGTGAAGTGCCATTCATTTATGTCCTTACTCCTGTGTTCCagaaaatgaaagctttggCAAAGAAAGATTACCACAAGCTGGTTCATCTTATTATATCAGATGAAATCCACCCTACACTACGACACATGGCAAATGAATTCAAGGAAATTCAGAAAAAAGCCGTCATCCTGAGGTCATGCTCCAATTTGTCCTCAAAATTAGGACATTTTGACTTGCAGCTTAATGCATACACATGGGCTTCATCCCCCATGAGACGCTATCTAGACCTGATACTTCAGAGGCTTCTCCACAGTGTGCTCTCTAAAAAGGGCCGGTTAGATTTGGATTACACGAAGGCTGAAATCGATCAGTTCTGTGATGAATGTGATTGTACCGAGGACTTGGAGTCATTAACATTCCTTACAGCCACTAAACCTAGTTCTAGCAACGTGACCAAACTGGCAATAGTGGGCCAGCTTTCTCCAGGAGCACATGAATTTTTTATCTCGTTTCCTCTTGACGGAATCCCACAGCTGTTGATCAATTACAGACACCTAAAAGTAGTCAAGCAGCCAGAGTACAAAGACCATTCCTGCACTCTTAAGTGGAAAAGAAGAGTATATTCATTTACTGAGAGCATCAAGCCACAGCACCAGGCAGAGATCTACAAAAACGTTATTCCAATCCCAGTTAAAAACTGGATGAAAATGATATCTGCAGTTAAAGATGAAGACTGGGATAAGGTCAGCGAGTGCCTTCAGGATGTAAAAGACGAAAAAAACATCATAACACCTGGGAAAATGTCAGATGAGAATCATTATAAAGAGTGGAACATGGAACTCAAGTTAGCAGAAGTGCTAAGAGTGCAGCTTGGCACAGAAGTTATCAATCAGGTAAAAATGTCTACAGTAAACCTCCTCACTGTCGACACACGCTTTGAGGTCTGTCTAGAGCATGCAAGAAACCCAATCAAGTGTTTCACCACCACAGATGAATGTCGGGCATCAAAAACACACTACTGGCATTACAAGGAGTACCAGGAAATTTGGAGTAAACTCTGTCAAATGGACACTGCTTACAATGCCGTGGAAGAAAATAATAGTGTGATTCTTGAAGATGTGAACATAACGTGGACAGGAAACACAAATACATCTCTTAAAGGTTACTTtgaaataacacaaacaaagacaaaacaatGGTCTCTGGAATTTAATCTAACAAACTGTTACCTGTGCATCAGACTGAGGGATCAGTGtgctgaaaaagagaaagagaaacaaggAGCAGAATGCAATggctcttattctctctctgattTGCAGAACACACTGCCCTTTACATGGGTTGCCCATGGTGTACCTACTCAAACTggaacaaagaaaaagaaggagaagaaaaatttACCAATCATCAAAATACATTTTGAAATAAACCACCAGAATATGACAAATTATCCACCTGAACTTAAAAAGAAGGAAACAAAGTTCACCGTTGAAGTCATTCCAAAGAAAATTCCATACGT gcAATATGAGCATGCGATAGACAACATAAAAAAAGCTAATAACCTGGTGAAAAGTATCGCAACGGGGACAGTTCACAATACTTTCG GTCAACCTGAAGAGCTACGTCCAGCGATTGACCACATGTATGAGCAGCTGGACCTGAATGAAAAGTTAAATGAAAGTCAGAAAATGGCAGTGCAGAATGCTTTAAAAAACCCTTTCACTGTGATCCAAGGACCACCAG GTACTGGGAAAACTGTGGTCGGGGTTTGTATCACACAACAATTCTACAAGAAGAACAAGGTTCTTGAAGAGTATTGTCCAAGCCAGCCGGCGAGAAAGGAACATGATGCATCTTCAAATGAAGAAAGGCCAAAGAAGCGTGGTATCCTGTACTGTGGTCCGTCCAACAAGTCCGTGGATATTGTGGCAG AGCATTTGTTGAACCACAGAAAAGAGCTTAAGCCTCTTCGGATCTACTGTGATCAGATGGAAATGCGGGAGTTCCCATATCCTGGAAGTGCACTAAAGCTCTGTCGCAGATCCCTCCGTGATGAGAAACCAAAGAAAGTgctcag GGATATCTCTCTGATGTACTTGGTGCGAAAACCTGAAAATCCCTACTCAGAGGAGATAAAAGCTTTTGAAAACGGTGAAGAGGAGTTTGTTACTGAAAG GTACAAGACTGCGTTGAAGAATGCTCAGAAGCATGAACTCCTGAAGCACGATGTAATCTTGTGCACCTGCTCAACTGCTCTAAAACCAATCCTGACGGAGACCATGGACTTTCGACAGATCCTAATCGATGAGTGTGCTATGGCTACAGAACCGGAAGCCTTCATTCCTTTAGTCTCACATAAGCCTGAGCAG ATTGTGCTTTTGGGTGACCACAAACAGATTCGGCCAATCGTGACATGTGCCCGTGTGAAGGACCTTGGCATGGATAAGTCCCTCTTTGAACGATATATGCATGAGGCAGTGATGCTGGACACACAATACAGAATG CATGAGCGTATCTGTGAGTTCCCCTCAAATGAATTTTATGAAGGGAAACTGAAGACTGGAACTAAGAAAAGGCCCTGCCTTCTGCTTGACAATAATGACACCCCAACTGCTATCCTGTTTGGTCATGTTGAAGGAGAAGAGGTCAGTTTAGCAGTTTCCACAGTGGCTGGAAATGAATATTCAGCAGACAATCAACAGGAGGCCGAGCAAGCG GTTCAGGTTGCCAAACTGCTAATCTGTCAGTCTCGTGTGAAACCAGAGGATGTTGTCATTCTGACCCCCTACAATGCACAGATGTCTAAAATCAAGCAGATGTTGGAGCAGACGGAAAATCAGGCCATTAAGGATGTCAGTGTTTTCACAATTATGAAGAGCCAAG ggagcgAGTGGCGTTATGTGATACTCTCCACAGTTCGTTCTTGCCCACTTTCCGAGATAGAAAATGAGCCATACAAAAGCAAAGGCTGGCTGGGGAAGAAACTTGGCTTCATCACAGACCCAAACCAGGTCAACGTGGCTATCACACGTGCTCAGGAAGGACTCTGCATTCTGGGTAAAACAAGAAAGGAAAtatccaaaaaaataataaccatgATTCATGCTGAGACACCAGTACCAGTACAGACAGGAATCAGGAAGCAGGTCTATCTATttgtacatttctggcatttgcccTTCCATCTTaattatacaactgagcagttgagggttaagggctttgctcaaagggcccagcagtggcagcctggtggtgctgggattcaaactgatCCGTAA
- the helz2a gene encoding helicase with zinc finger domain 2 isoform X3: MNSSKSKRKEKRKKKKMANASSGNRTTSEETSEIHQALFTHSSPAFQWASLFDQEHSQEELEEMLTTKPHEFKRCKLKMERYDLAYAKPRDDPTSIICISGSDVGRSFPGDEVCVKILSRELQPHQGEILKGKVVGLMERSEKCCTIICRMEGNKQLVTPVKRNMTQICILQKKPDKVEIRKVNPQSDYWYTKEYVNITEDQLLVVRVLKWQKDRRYPLGVVTKVIPKKDYLNEFLKIERGIEGTPPSFQPRCEQNESEIRMDFCEYFTFTIDSPDTRDLDDAFSLSDEGENYMIAIHVTDVASYIRKDSKEDQFAKKQGRTIYNFTESGETLFMFSREASEQHLSLRWGEVRKAISLVTIVNKATKMIESSSFTLSDIRSHKRLTYGEVNKIIESLDDNEAPLDFTPEENCVAVVYCFSKVLRKFRLEGSWSSGQRKGKGRAECMVEELMCFYNNAVAEELITKDLTRDLTPLRCHFKPDPILLEQFKRRYASFLPFSSYHSQICDVSEAAFDKTSEVPFIYVLTPVFQKMKALAKKDYHKLVHLIISDEIHPTLRHMANEFKEIQKKAVILRSCSNLSSKLGHFDLQLNAYTWASSPMRRYLDLILQRLLHSVLSKKGRLDLDYTKAEIDQFCDECDCTEDLESLTFLTATKPSSSNVTKLAIVGQLSPGAHEFFISFPLDGIPQLLINYRHLKVVKQPEYKDHSCTLKWKRRVYSFTESIKPQHQAEIYKNVIPIPVKNWMKMISAVKDEDWDKVSECLQDVKDEKNIITPGKMSDENHYKEWNMELKLAEVLRVQLGTEVINQVKMSTVNLLTVDTRFEVCLEHARNPIKCFTTTDECRASKTHYWHYKEYQEIWSKLCQMDTAYNAVEENNSVILEDVNITWTGNTNTSLKGYFEITQTKTKQWSLEFNLTNCYLCIRLRDQCAEKEKEKQGAECNGSYSLSDLQNTLPFTWVAHGVPTQTGTKKKKEKKNLPIIKIHFEINHQNMTNYPPELKKKETKFTVEVIPKKIPYVQYEHAIDNIKKANNLVKSIATGTVHNTFGQPEELRPAIDHMYEQLDLNEKLNESQKMAVQNALKNPFTVIQGPPGTGKTVVGVCITQQFYKKNKVLEEYCPSQPARKEHDASSNEERPKKRGILYCGPSNKSVDIVAEHLLNHRKELKPLRIYCDQMEMREFPYPGSALKLCRRSLRDEKPKKVLRDISLMYLVRKPENPYSEEIKAFENGEEEFVTERYKTALKNAQKHELLKHDVILCTCSTALKPILTETMDFRQILIDECAMATEPEAFIPLVSHKPEQIVLLGDHKQIRPIVTCARVKDLGMDKSLFERYMHEAVMLDTQYRMHERICEFPSNEFYEGKLKTGTKKRPCLLLDNNDTPTAILFGHVEGEEVSLAVSTVAGNEYSADNQQEAEQAVQVAKLLICQSRVKPEDVVILTPYNAQMSKIKQMLEQTENQAIKDVSVFTIMKSQGNRHLLNCSELWRRLLAHYRQKNCMLDSAKDIKVVKVKHQ, from the exons atgaattcaTCAAAAtcgaagagaaaagaaaaaaggaaaaagaaaaaaatggcaaATGCGTCTTCTGGTAACAGAACAACTTCTGAGGAAACCTCAGAAATCCACCAGGCCCTTTTTACTCACTCCAGCCCAGCTTTCCAGTGGGCGTCTCTGTTTGACCAAGAACACAGTCAGGAGGAACTGGAAGAAATGTTGACTACCAAACCTCACGAGTTCAAACGCTGTAAACTTAAAATGGAGAGATATGATCTGGCTTATGCCAAACCTCGCGATGATCCAACATCTATCATCTGCATCAGTGGAAGCGATGTGGGTAGATCTTTTCCTGGGGATGAGGTTTGCGTAAAGATCCTGAGCAGAGAACTTCAGCCACATCAAGGTGAAATACTGAAAGGGAAGGTCGTAGGTTTGATGGAACGATCGGAAAAATGCTGTACCATTATCTGTAGGATGGAGGGAAATAAACAACTAGTTACTCCTGTCAAAAGAAACATGACGCAGATTTGCATCCTTCAAAAAAAGCCGGACAAAGTGGAAATACGAAAGGTCAATCCCCAGAGTGATTACTGGTACACAAAGGAATATGTCAACATAACTGAGGATCAACTGTTAGTTGTCAGAGTACTGAAATGGCAAAAGGATCGTAGGTATCCTCTTGGAGTGGTTACAAAAGTTATCCCCAAGAAAGACTATTTAAATGAATTCCTGAAAATAGAACGTGGCATCGAAGGCACCCCTCCCTCTTTTCAACCAAGATGTGAACAAAATGAATCTGAAATCAGAATGGATTTCTGCGAATACTTTACTTTTACCATAGATTCCCCTGACACAAGAGACTTGGATGATGCCTTTAGTCTGAGTGACGAGGGAGAAAACTATATGATTGCTATTCACGTGACTGATGTAGCAAGTTACATTAGGAAAGACAGTAAGGAGGATCAATTTGCAAAAAAGCAAGGCAGGACAATTTACAATTTCACTGAAAGTGGTGAAACTCTTTTCATGTTTTCCAGAGAGGCAAGCGAACAACACTTAAGCCTACGCTGGGGTGAGGTCCGAAAGGCCATATCCTTGGTAACAATAGTCAACAAGGCCACCAAAATGATAGAATCCAGCTCTTTTACTCTTTCTGACATCAGGTCTCACAAACGGCTAACATATGGTGAGGTAAACAAGATAATTGAAAGTTTGGATGATAATGAGGCACCTCTTGATTTTACCCCTGAAGAAAACTGTGTTGCTGTGGTCTACTGTTTTTCCAAAGTGCTAAGGAAGTTCAGGTTGGAAGGGAGCTGGAGCAGCGgacaaagaaaaggaaaaggtaGAGCCGAGTGCATGGTGGAAGAGCTGATGTGTTTCTACAACAATGCAGTGGCTGAAGAACTCATCACCAAAGACCTAACAAGAGATCTCACCCCACTAAGATGCCACTTCAAGCCAGATCCTATACTGTTGGAGCAGTTCAAAAGAAGATACGCTAGTTTTCTACCCTTCTCTTCTTATCACTCACAAATCTGTGATGTTTCAGAGGCAGCGTTTGACAAAACCAGTGAAGTGCCATTCATTTATGTCCTTACTCCTGTGTTCCagaaaatgaaagctttggCAAAGAAAGATTACCACAAGCTGGTTCATCTTATTATATCAGATGAAATCCACCCTACACTACGACACATGGCAAATGAATTCAAGGAAATTCAGAAAAAAGCCGTCATCCTGAGGTCATGCTCCAATTTGTCCTCAAAATTAGGACATTTTGACTTGCAGCTTAATGCATACACATGGGCTTCATCCCCCATGAGACGCTATCTAGACCTGATACTTCAGAGGCTTCTCCACAGTGTGCTCTCTAAAAAGGGCCGGTTAGATTTGGATTACACGAAGGCTGAAATCGATCAGTTCTGTGATGAATGTGATTGTACCGAGGACTTGGAGTCATTAACATTCCTTACAGCCACTAAACCTAGTTCTAGCAACGTGACCAAACTGGCAATAGTGGGCCAGCTTTCTCCAGGAGCACATGAATTTTTTATCTCGTTTCCTCTTGACGGAATCCCACAGCTGTTGATCAATTACAGACACCTAAAAGTAGTCAAGCAGCCAGAGTACAAAGACCATTCCTGCACTCTTAAGTGGAAAAGAAGAGTATATTCATTTACTGAGAGCATCAAGCCACAGCACCAGGCAGAGATCTACAAAAACGTTATTCCAATCCCAGTTAAAAACTGGATGAAAATGATATCTGCAGTTAAAGATGAAGACTGGGATAAGGTCAGCGAGTGCCTTCAGGATGTAAAAGACGAAAAAAACATCATAACACCTGGGAAAATGTCAGATGAGAATCATTATAAAGAGTGGAACATGGAACTCAAGTTAGCAGAAGTGCTAAGAGTGCAGCTTGGCACAGAAGTTATCAATCAGGTAAAAATGTCTACAGTAAACCTCCTCACTGTCGACACACGCTTTGAGGTCTGTCTAGAGCATGCAAGAAACCCAATCAAGTGTTTCACCACCACAGATGAATGTCGGGCATCAAAAACACACTACTGGCATTACAAGGAGTACCAGGAAATTTGGAGTAAACTCTGTCAAATGGACACTGCTTACAATGCCGTGGAAGAAAATAATAGTGTGATTCTTGAAGATGTGAACATAACGTGGACAGGAAACACAAATACATCTCTTAAAGGTTACTTtgaaataacacaaacaaagacaaaacaatGGTCTCTGGAATTTAATCTAACAAACTGTTACCTGTGCATCAGACTGAGGGATCAGTGtgctgaaaaagagaaagagaaacaaggAGCAGAATGCAATggctcttattctctctctgattTGCAGAACACACTGCCCTTTACATGGGTTGCCCATGGTGTACCTACTCAAACTggaacaaagaaaaagaaggagaagaaaaatttACCAATCATCAAAATACATTTTGAAATAAACCACCAGAATATGACAAATTATCCACCTGAACTTAAAAAGAAGGAAACAAAGTTCACCGTTGAAGTCATTCCAAAGAAAATTCCATACGT gcAATATGAGCATGCGATAGACAACATAAAAAAAGCTAATAACCTGGTGAAAAGTATCGCAACGGGGACAGTTCACAATACTTTCG GTCAACCTGAAGAGCTACGTCCAGCGATTGACCACATGTATGAGCAGCTGGACCTGAATGAAAAGTTAAATGAAAGTCAGAAAATGGCAGTGCAGAATGCTTTAAAAAACCCTTTCACTGTGATCCAAGGACCACCAG GTACTGGGAAAACTGTGGTCGGGGTTTGTATCACACAACAATTCTACAAGAAGAACAAGGTTCTTGAAGAGTATTGTCCAAGCCAGCCGGCGAGAAAGGAACATGATGCATCTTCAAATGAAGAAAGGCCAAAGAAGCGTGGTATCCTGTACTGTGGTCCGTCCAACAAGTCCGTGGATATTGTGGCAG AGCATTTGTTGAACCACAGAAAAGAGCTTAAGCCTCTTCGGATCTACTGTGATCAGATGGAAATGCGGGAGTTCCCATATCCTGGAAGTGCACTAAAGCTCTGTCGCAGATCCCTCCGTGATGAGAAACCAAAGAAAGTgctcag GGATATCTCTCTGATGTACTTGGTGCGAAAACCTGAAAATCCCTACTCAGAGGAGATAAAAGCTTTTGAAAACGGTGAAGAGGAGTTTGTTACTGAAAG GTACAAGACTGCGTTGAAGAATGCTCAGAAGCATGAACTCCTGAAGCACGATGTAATCTTGTGCACCTGCTCAACTGCTCTAAAACCAATCCTGACGGAGACCATGGACTTTCGACAGATCCTAATCGATGAGTGTGCTATGGCTACAGAACCGGAAGCCTTCATTCCTTTAGTCTCACATAAGCCTGAGCAG ATTGTGCTTTTGGGTGACCACAAACAGATTCGGCCAATCGTGACATGTGCCCGTGTGAAGGACCTTGGCATGGATAAGTCCCTCTTTGAACGATATATGCATGAGGCAGTGATGCTGGACACACAATACAGAATG CATGAGCGTATCTGTGAGTTCCCCTCAAATGAATTTTATGAAGGGAAACTGAAGACTGGAACTAAGAAAAGGCCCTGCCTTCTGCTTGACAATAATGACACCCCAACTGCTATCCTGTTTGGTCATGTTGAAGGAGAAGAGGTCAGTTTAGCAGTTTCCACAGTGGCTGGAAATGAATATTCAGCAGACAATCAACAGGAGGCCGAGCAAGCG GTTCAGGTTGCCAAACTGCTAATCTGTCAGTCTCGTGTGAAACCAGAGGATGTTGTCATTCTGACCCCCTACAATGCACAGATGTCTAAAATCAAGCAGATGTTGGAGCAGACGGAAAATCAGGCCATTAAGGATGTCAGTGTTTTCACAATTATGAAGAGCCAAG GCAATCGTCACTTACTGAACTGCAGTGAGCTGTGGAGGAGACTGCTGGCTCACTACCGGCAAAAAAACTGCATGCTGGACTCAGCTAAGGACATTAAAGTTGTGAAAGTCAAGCATCAATGA